Sequence from the Candidatus Delongbacteria bacterium genome:
CAGGTGCAGCACGCTTTTCATGGCTGAGCCTCCAGATCTTCAAGCAGGGCCACCAGTACTCGCGCCTTGTATTCGCGGCGGCCCAGGCTGTCATCGGGCAGACCTTCGGCCAGGCGTGCGGCCAGCTCGTTCGTGGACCCCGTCGTGTGATCCGCCCACTGGAAGGCGTGCTGCCCGCCACCGGCGCAGAATCGCTGGTGACTTGCAAAGCCTCCACGCACCGCGAAGAGCCAGGGCGCCGACGCGGGCAGGCGCGAGGCCGCCGCGAAAGCCAGGCCTTCCAGGGGCAGTTGCAGGGCTGTCACCAGACCCGTGCCATTCCAGCCGGCAAAGGGCGTGGGGGAATCCGTCTCGTGCAACTGGATCGTGGCACGGGCCGCCACACAAAGCGCGGGAATCACCCCGTTCAGGCGTTCGTGCACGAGTGACCCGCCCAGCAGGCGCTGCTGACGCAGGTTGGGTTCGGGGCAGGCGGCCTGCAGCGCCCGGGCCAGATCCTTCAGACCGTGGCTGCGGGCGTACTCCAGCAGGTCGGCCAGACAGACTCCGGCCCCCAGGATCAGTCGGTCCTTCTCATGGTCGATCGTGTGCGACAGGAGCGCGCGGATGGCCACCAGGGTGTGCACCTTGGCCGGTTGCTCGTCCACCAGATGACTGCCTCCGCCAACCAGACGATGCCCGGGCCGACTGGCCAGGTGCAGGGCATCGTCCAGATCCGTGGGTGTCAGCACGTCCTTGAGAGCACTCCACATCTCAGGCCTCCTTCCGCTCGTCCGCCATCAGGAAGTTCACTCCCGTCCGCCGGGAGGCGCGTTCGATCATCCGGGCGCTCAGCCGACGGTGGCGCAACACCAGTTCCGCTTCATCGAGTGAGCTGCGGCCGTTCTCGATGCGGATTCTGCCATCCACGATCAGGGTGTCCACACTGCCCTGACGCGCACAGAAGACCAGGGCGGCCAGCGGATCGCTGTGTGCGCCCGAGTATTCGATGCCTTCCAGCGAGAACAGCGCGATGTCGGCGCGCTTGCCCACCGCCAGACTGCCGATGTCATCACGGCCCAGCACGCGGGCACCACCGATGGTGGCCATCTCCAGCACATCGCGCGCGCCCAGCCAGCAGGCGGGGTCGCGCAGGCGCGAAATCAGCAGGGCATTGCGCAGCTCCAGCAGCATGTTGCCGCTGTCGTTGGAAGCGCTGCCGTCCACACCCAGACTGACCGCGACGCCGGCCTGCAGCAGTTCGCAAATGCGGGCGATGCCCGAGCCCAGGCGCATGTTGCTGCTGGGGCAATGGCTCACCCCCGCACCCGCCGCACCCATCCGGGCGATTTCCTCGTCGGACAGGTGCACGCTGTGGGCGAACCAGGCGTCCTCGCCCAGCCAGTCCAGTCCTTCCACATAGGCCACCGGGCGCTGGCCGAACTGCTTGAGGCAGAATGCCTCTTCATCCAGGGTCTCGGCCAGATGCGTGTGCAGGCGCAGTCCGTGCTGGCGCGCGAAACGGGCCGTGTCACGCATTTCGGCGGAGGTCACCGAGAAGGGCGAACAGGGAGCCAGCACCAGCCGGGTCATCGCGCCGGGCGAGGCATCATGATACTCGGCCAGCAAGCGTTCGGTATCTGCACGGATTTCGGACTCGGTCTGTACCACATCATCCGGGGGCAATCCTCCCTGGCTGCGCCCCAGCGACATCGATCCCCGGGTGGGCATGAAGCGCAGCCCCAGGTCGCGCGCGGCGCGGATCTGGGCGTCGATCAGGTGGGGCGAGGCCTGCCGCGGAAACAGATAGTGGTGATCGCTGCTGGTGGTCGTGCCGGACTTCATCAGTTCCAGCAGGCCCAACTGGGCTCCGGCGAAGACACAGTCCTCGTCCAGCTCGCGCCAGACTTCGTAATGGTTCAGCAGCCAGTCGAAAAGGCCCTGATCCTGCATCCGGGGAATCGCGCGGGTCAGGCTCTGGTAGAGGTGGTGATGCGTGTTGACGAAACCCGGCAGCACCACCATGCCCGTGGCGTCCAGCTCGCGGTCGGCGGGGCCGGGGGCGGGGCCGGGGCCGACCGAGGTGATCACCCCATTTTCGAAGCGGATGTGTCCGCCCGTGAATTCCCGGCGCTGCCCGTCCATGGTGGCCACACGCAGGGCGTTGTGGATCTGCAGGGAACTCATGGTGCGGGCTCCTCAAGATTCATCGCCGGGTGAGCCGAGAGTTCCTCGAGCAGCAGCCAGAGTTCGGCGGCGCGCCTGAGCGAGACGGGCGCGCCTTCCGGGCAGTCCAGATGTGCGTCAAGCAGCGTGAAATTCTCCGGATCGAAGCTGGCTTCGACTCCCGGGGCCGTGTACTCCAGTCGGTCTTTCCGGCGTTGAAGGCGCGACTCGCCCTTGGCCCCCCGGGCGCGGATCAGGTCGCCCTGCAGCAGCACGCCGTTCTCCTCCTGGGCCAGACTGGCTTCGGTGAGACAGAGCCGTGGCTTGTCCTTCCAGGGATCTCCGGATGTGGGGCAGAAGGTGGTGCAGTTGCCGCACTCATTGCAGAAATCGGCGACGTTGATGATCTGTGGATGCTGGCTCACCACGAAGCGCTCGTGGCCGACGGTGCGCACGCCGGTACCCGCGCGGGTCAGCAGGGGCAGGTCGAAGTCCCATGTGCGCCGGCCGCTGAGCGTGTAAGTCAGGTTGGCCATGTTGGGGCAGACCGTGGTGCACACGCTGCAGACCAGATCGCACTGCAGGCAGCGGGCCGCTTCCGCGCGCGTGGCCTCGGGGCTCAGTCCCGGATGCACCAGTTCGAAGTTGTCACGATCGCTCAGGGGGCGTTCCGGAAGCTCGGGGCCGAAACTGCGGGTAGCCAGCATGCCCATGGCCTGGCTCACGCTGAACTCGCGCGCAGGATCTTCGGCCCGTGCGTCGGGCGTGATGCCCAGCCGCTCCAGCATGCGTCGCGCGGCACGCTGGCCGTCGCCCATGGCCAGAATCAGGCTGGAGGCCCCGCGCACCGCATCGCCGCCCGCGAAGACGCCGGGCAGGCAGGTCTCGCCCGTGGCGGGATTCGTGTCCAGCGCGGGCTCGGGGAAGAAGTCCAGCACCACGTCCTGGCCGATGGCCGTGATCAGCGTGTCCGCCTCGATCAGGAAGTCCGATCCGGGCAGCGGCACCGGACGCGGGCGGCCGCTGGAGTCGGGCGGACCGGCCTGCATGCGCTGGCAGCGCAGGGCGGCAAATCGGCCATTCTTCAGTTCGATGCCCACCGGGGCCACCATTTCCACCAGAGTGACTCCTTCGGCGATGGCCGCGGCGATCTCGTCCCGGTCGGCGGGCATGTCGGCGCGACTGCGGCGGTACAGGCAGAGCACCTCGCCCGCGCTTCCCACCAGACGCCTGGCCGTGCGCAGCACGTCCATCGCGCTGTTGCCGCCCCCGACCACGGCCACCCGGGAACCCAGTTCGTGCAGGGTGCCCGAGCGCACATCTTCGAGGAAATGGAGCTGGTTCATCACGCCGGGGGCGCTTTCGTGCTCCAGCCCGAGACGTTTGTTGGCCTGGGCGCCCACACCCAGATAGACCAGATCGTGTTCGGCGCGGATCTTCGCGAAGTCGTTCCCCGTCACGGGCTGGTCCAGTCGCAGGTCCGCGCCCAACTGGCGAATCAGGTCCAGATCGGCGTGCAGGCTGGTCTCGTCCATGCGGAACACGGGAATCGCGCCGGAGACCATGCCGCCGGACATCGGCTTGCT
This genomic interval carries:
- a CDS encoding FAD binding domain-containing protein, producing MWSALKDVLTPTDLDDALHLASRPGHRLVGGGSHLVDEQPAKVHTLVAIRALLSHTIDHEKDRLILGAGVCLADLLEYARSHGLKDLARALQAACPEPNLRQQRLLGGSLVHERLNGVIPALCVAARATIQLHETDSPTPFAGWNGTGLVTALQLPLEGLAFAAASRLPASAPWLFAVRGGFASHQRFCAGGGQHAFQWADHTTGSTNELAARLAEGLPDDSLGRREYKARVLVALLEDLEAQP
- a CDS encoding 8-oxoguanine deaminase, whose protein sequence is MSSLQIHNALRVATMDGQRREFTGGHIRFENGVITSVGPGPAPGPADRELDATGMVVLPGFVNTHHHLYQSLTRAIPRMQDQGLFDWLLNHYEVWRELDEDCVFAGAQLGLLELMKSGTTTSSDHHYLFPRQASPHLIDAQIRAARDLGLRFMPTRGSMSLGRSQGGLPPDDVVQTESEIRADTERLLAEYHDASPGAMTRLVLAPCSPFSVTSAEMRDTARFARQHGLRLHTHLAETLDEEAFCLKQFGQRPVAYVEGLDWLGEDAWFAHSVHLSDEEIARMGAAGAGVSHCPSSNMRLGSGIARICELLQAGVAVSLGVDGSASNDSGNMLLELRNALLISRLRDPACWLGARDVLEMATIGGARVLGRDDIGSLAVGKRADIALFSLEGIEYSGAHSDPLAALVFCARQGSVDTLIVDGRIRIENGRSSLDEAELVLRHRRLSARMIERASRRTGVNFLMADERKEA